In Bombus huntii isolate Logan2020A chromosome 9, iyBomHunt1.1, whole genome shotgun sequence, a single window of DNA contains:
- the LOC126869817 gene encoding formylglycine-generating enzyme isoform X1, whose translation MRSSIRTTWQKSTVLFVFASIIITLCSIAACFKTDNSNKESLQCGGCSFSRQTIIKTQYKKETEDYCPATNDLHIYEKTTVNRIDRLKNMAKIEAGTFTIGTNEPVFVADGEGPKQQIYLHSFYIDKMEVSNRDFAKFVSVTNYRTEAEKFGDSFVFEGLLDEKVRANVTLVVARAPWWLQVKDANWQQPEGPTSDIKNRMDHPVVHVSWNDAIAYCEWLGKRLPTEAEWEVACRGGLSDKLYPWGNNLIPNGRYRANTWQGDFPSNNTKEDKYESTSPVTEFPPNKYGLRNMIGNVWEWTFDWWTAETRTRGGPNNPSGPSRGTDKVKKGGSYLCHKSYCFRYRCAARSQNTPDTTAGNLGFRFLSTTL comes from the exons ATGAGAAGTTCGATAAGGACAACTTGGCAAAAGTCAACAGTGTTGTTTGTTTTCGCAAgcataattattacattatgttCTATAGCGGCATGCTTCAAAACAGATAATTCAAATAAAGAATCTCTTCAATGTGGTGGTTGTAGCTTTAGCAGACAAACCATCATAAAAACACAAtataagaaagaaacagaagatTACTGTCCAGCAACCAATGATCTTCATATTTATGAAAAGACTACTGTCAATCGTATAgatcgtttaaaaaacatGGCTAAGATAGAGGCGGGCACCTTCACGATTGGTACAAACGAACCTGTGTTTGTCGCAGATGGCGAAGGTCCGAAACAACAAATATATCTACATAGTTTTTATATAGACAAGATGGAAGTGAGTAATCGTGATTTTGCAAAATTTGTCAGCGTAACCAATTATCGGACAGAAGCTGAAAAATTTGGAGATTCGTTCGTATTTGAAGGTCTGTTAGATGAAAAAGTTCGAGCAAACGTAACGCTCGTTGTTGCTCGAGCTCCTTGGTGGTTACAAGTAAAAGATGCAAATTGGCAACAGCCAGAGGGTCCAACCTCTGATATTAAGA ATAGAATGGATCATCCCGTTGTTCATGTATCATGGAACGACGCTATTGCCTATTGCGAATGGTTAGGAAAAAGATTGCCGACCGAAGCCGAATGGGAAGTTGCTTGTCGGGGCGGACTGTCAGATAAGCTGTACCCATGGGGTAATAACTTGATTCCAAATGGTCGATACAG AGCAAATACGTGGCAAGGTGATTTTCCAAGTAATAATACTAAAGAAGATAAATACGAAAGCACATCACCTGTTACAGAATTCCCGCCAAATAAGTATGGATTACGTAATATGATAGGAAATGTATGGGAATGGACATTTGATTGGTGGACGGCCGAAACCAGAACACGAGGCGGGCCTAATAATCCT AGTGGCCCATCTCGTGGCACGGACAAAGTGAAAAAAGGCGGCTCTTATCTCTGTCACAAGAGCTATTGTTTTCGATATAGATGCGCTGCTCGGAGCCAAAATACTCCAGATACAACGGCTGGAAATCTTGGTTTTAGAT TTCTTTccacaacgttataa
- the LOC126869796 gene encoding sodium/potassium/calcium exchanger 3-like isoform X1 yields the protein MYAQVGALKYSKRHARINSRLRFSENFTRLYCLLFPFKIYPLPGGRERNFSLLETFSTYLPNGIAEARGINQPMLTIKNKVVAKQATRSDGQESFVSLRIEEKKEEKEINCTDRSIFDFPEDLFTYKERRHGAVVLHTFLGLYCFLLTAFVCHDYLLPAIDCICVSMNISTDVAGATFLAMSSSFPELFVNIIGTFLTESDLGVGTVVGSAVFDTFATPACGALTTLCAIPLEWRILSRDCAMYVVSIGALVAIMWDRRIHWYEAMILIMLLCIYLILLFCGKGIWRCCGKIAPFNSKSAAKLSNVGEKLPRNGSYKLRSPDDVVAVNPNKNVDIKKLESQQRDLENVLENLDKSLERSVSEYLFTWPRERTMIAKCWFMFGWPLKFLLYVTIPDVRIERLKRWYPLTFIMCVIWIGISSYLVSWMTTVVGDTIDIPDSIMGLTFLAAGGNMPELASIVILARQGDGNMAMSNTLGANILDILLCLGLPWTISCLMKGKDVEIVSGAISYSVLTTVVCIVVLYTVIACFNFKLNKKVGIICLVLYTIFLIFAILVELNVFFFVNLPMCPHIDELY from the exons ATGTACGCACAAGTTGGCGCGctcaaatattcaaagaggCATGCGCGTATCAATTCTAGATTAAGGTTTTCAGAGAATTTTACACGACTATATTGTTTGTTATTtccatttaaaatatatcctTTACCtggaggaagagaaagaaatttttcacttttagAAACGTTCTCGACTTACTTGCCGAATGGAATCGCCGAAGCACGTGGCATAAATCAACCGATGCTAACCATTAAAAATAAGGTGGTTGCGAAGCAAGCAACAAGAAGCGATGGACAAGAATCATTCGTATCTCTTAGgatcgaagaaaagaaagaagagaaagaaattaactGCACGGATCGTTCTATATTTGATTTTCCCGAGGATTTGTTCACATACAAAGAACGTCGTCACGGGGCCGTAGTGTTGCATACCTTTCTGGGATTATATTGTTTTCTATTGACAGCATTCGTTTGCCATGATTATCTATTACCAGCTATCGACTGCATATGCGTCAGTATGAACATAAGCACCGATGTTGCTGGAGCGACGTTTCTTGCTATGAGCAGTTCCTTCCCCGAATTATTCGTGAATATAATTGGAACGTTCCTAACCGAGTCGGATCTTGGTGTTGGTACTGTTGTCGGTAGCGCCGTATTCGACACGTTTGCAACTCCGGCCTGCGGAGCGTTAACGACTCTTTGC GCGATACCGTTAGAATGGCGAATATTGTCACGAGATTGTGCAATGTATGTGGTATCTATTGGAGCATTGGTAGCAATAATGTGGGATCGTCGGATTCATTGGTACGAAGCCATGATTTTGATAATGTTGTTGTGCATTTACCTAATCTTGCTCTTTTGTGGCAAAGGTATTTGGCGGTGTTGCGGTAAAATCGCTCCTTTTAATTCTAAATCCGCGGCAAAGT TGTCTAACGTTGGAGAGAAGTTGCCTCGTAATGGCTCCTACAAACTGCGCTCTCCAGATGATGTTGTTGCAGTCAATCCTAACAAGAACgtagatattaaaaaattggaaagcCAACAGCGTGATCTCGAAAATGTTCTAGAAAATTTGGACAAATCGTTGGAACGTTCTGTTTCTG aatatttatttacttggCCAAGGGAACGAACTATGATTGCAAAATGTTGGTTTATGTTTGGTTGGCCATTGAAATTTTTGCTATATGTAACGATACCAGATGTCAGGATCGAACGATTGAAACGCTGGTATCCATTGACATTCATTATGTGCGTGATTTGGATCGGAATATCTTCTTATTTGGTTTCTTGGATGACGACGGTTGTCGGTGATACAATAGATATCCCGGATTCCATTATGGGTCTTACATTTCTAGCCGCTGGTGGAAATATGCCGGAGCTTGCGTCCATCGTGATTTTAGCCAGACAAG GGGACGGAAATATGGCGATGAGCAATACGTTGGGGGCAAATATTCTCGACATTTTACTTTGCTTGGGCTTACCGTGGACAATAAGTTGTCTAATGAAAGGAAAAGACGTGGAGATCGTATCAGGAGCTATATCCTACAGTGTACTTACAACAGTTGTTTGCATAGTAGTTCTTTATACAGTTATAGCatgtttcaattttaaattaaacaaaaaagtAGGAATCATATGTCTGGTGTTATacacaatatttttaatatttgccATTCTCGTAGAATTGaacgttttcttttttgtaaatttaccAATGTGTCCTCATATCGATGAATTATATTGA
- the LOC126869825 gene encoding uncharacterized protein LOC126869825, whose protein sequence is MNYGKKSPSMGTPSVYSHVTTRSSANLKSSRSMRSVKTRWYQKPILTHSHLLNIQRGAVFTAIFALCLAIFTICTSIFDLYCLYEAAPGSTHYGYYVISYEFVYVGNRHVRNALVVFALFSMLGGVVVFATSVMLITALRKEYEKKMVPWLYSFAAFTVFRFLAFIFFSIVNDMIFAYNITMCILWMTFICFSIYGWLIVYSLYVELCDLTRLEDLAHLRIGTMQSLNASTTQSIAGSRPTTPHSAVSALPVN, encoded by the exons ATGAATTACGGAAAAAAATCTCCTAGCATGGGTACACCATCGGTATACTCGCACGTTACTACACGTAGCAGCGCAAATTTAAAATCTTCACGATCAATGCGTAGTGTTAAAACACGTTGGTATCAAAAACCAATTTTAACGCATTCGCATTTACTTAATATTCAAAGAGGCGCCGTGTTTACAGCTATATTTGCATTG tgtTTAGCCATTTTTACCATTTGTACGTCTATATTTGATCTTTATTGTCTTTACGAAGCTGCGCCAGGTTCAACCCATTATGGCTACTATGTAATATCCTATGAATTTGTTTATGTGGGCAATCGGCATG TACGTAACGCTCTTGTTGTTTTTGCTTTGTTCTCTATGCTTGGTGGAGTAGTAGTGTTTGCAACATCTGTGATGTTGATAACTGCTTTAAGAAAAGAATATGAAAAGAAGATGGTACCATGGCTCTACAGTTTTGCAGCTTTCACTGTTTTCAGATTTCTTGCTTTTATCTTCTTCAGTATAGTAAATGACATGATATTTGcttataatattacaatgtGTATTTTGTGGATGACATTCATTTGTTTTTCCATTTACGGATGGTTAATAGTATATTCTTTATATGTGGAATTATGCGATCTTACAAGACTAGAAGATTTAGCTCACTTAAGA attgGGACCATGCAATCATTGAATGCATCAACTACGCAGTCCATCGCTGGTTCTCGTCCAACAACACCACATAGCGCGGTATCAGCACTGCCTGTGAATTAA
- the LOC126869796 gene encoding sodium/potassium/calcium exchanger 3-like isoform X2 yields MKDEMNIWLLKSYACITVLSIWSPASYALLGNETFSTYLPNGIAEARGINQPMLTIKNKVVAKQATRSDGQESFVSLRIEEKKEEKEINCTDRSIFDFPEDLFTYKERRHGAVVLHTFLGLYCFLLTAFVCHDYLLPAIDCICVSMNISTDVAGATFLAMSSSFPELFVNIIGTFLTESDLGVGTVVGSAVFDTFATPACGALTTLCAIPLEWRILSRDCAMYVVSIGALVAIMWDRRIHWYEAMILIMLLCIYLILLFCGKGIWRCCGKIAPFNSKSAAKLSNVGEKLPRNGSYKLRSPDDVVAVNPNKNVDIKKLESQQRDLENVLENLDKSLERSVSEYLFTWPRERTMIAKCWFMFGWPLKFLLYVTIPDVRIERLKRWYPLTFIMCVIWIGISSYLVSWMTTVVGDTIDIPDSIMGLTFLAAGGNMPELASIVILARQGDGNMAMSNTLGANILDILLCLGLPWTISCLMKGKDVEIVSGAISYSVLTTVVCIVVLYTVIACFNFKLNKKVGIICLVLYTIFLIFAILVELNVFFFVNLPMCPHIDELY; encoded by the exons ATGAAAGACGAGATGAATATATGGTTGTTAAAAAGTTACGCGTGTATCACTGTGCTATCGATATGGTCGCCAGCCTCTTACGCGCTACTTGGAAACG AAACGTTCTCGACTTACTTGCCGAATGGAATCGCCGAAGCACGTGGCATAAATCAACCGATGCTAACCATTAAAAATAAGGTGGTTGCGAAGCAAGCAACAAGAAGCGATGGACAAGAATCATTCGTATCTCTTAGgatcgaagaaaagaaagaagagaaagaaattaactGCACGGATCGTTCTATATTTGATTTTCCCGAGGATTTGTTCACATACAAAGAACGTCGTCACGGGGCCGTAGTGTTGCATACCTTTCTGGGATTATATTGTTTTCTATTGACAGCATTCGTTTGCCATGATTATCTATTACCAGCTATCGACTGCATATGCGTCAGTATGAACATAAGCACCGATGTTGCTGGAGCGACGTTTCTTGCTATGAGCAGTTCCTTCCCCGAATTATTCGTGAATATAATTGGAACGTTCCTAACCGAGTCGGATCTTGGTGTTGGTACTGTTGTCGGTAGCGCCGTATTCGACACGTTTGCAACTCCGGCCTGCGGAGCGTTAACGACTCTTTGC GCGATACCGTTAGAATGGCGAATATTGTCACGAGATTGTGCAATGTATGTGGTATCTATTGGAGCATTGGTAGCAATAATGTGGGATCGTCGGATTCATTGGTACGAAGCCATGATTTTGATAATGTTGTTGTGCATTTACCTAATCTTGCTCTTTTGTGGCAAAGGTATTTGGCGGTGTTGCGGTAAAATCGCTCCTTTTAATTCTAAATCCGCGGCAAAGT TGTCTAACGTTGGAGAGAAGTTGCCTCGTAATGGCTCCTACAAACTGCGCTCTCCAGATGATGTTGTTGCAGTCAATCCTAACAAGAACgtagatattaaaaaattggaaagcCAACAGCGTGATCTCGAAAATGTTCTAGAAAATTTGGACAAATCGTTGGAACGTTCTGTTTCTG aatatttatttacttggCCAAGGGAACGAACTATGATTGCAAAATGTTGGTTTATGTTTGGTTGGCCATTGAAATTTTTGCTATATGTAACGATACCAGATGTCAGGATCGAACGATTGAAACGCTGGTATCCATTGACATTCATTATGTGCGTGATTTGGATCGGAATATCTTCTTATTTGGTTTCTTGGATGACGACGGTTGTCGGTGATACAATAGATATCCCGGATTCCATTATGGGTCTTACATTTCTAGCCGCTGGTGGAAATATGCCGGAGCTTGCGTCCATCGTGATTTTAGCCAGACAAG GGGACGGAAATATGGCGATGAGCAATACGTTGGGGGCAAATATTCTCGACATTTTACTTTGCTTGGGCTTACCGTGGACAATAAGTTGTCTAATGAAAGGAAAAGACGTGGAGATCGTATCAGGAGCTATATCCTACAGTGTACTTACAACAGTTGTTTGCATAGTAGTTCTTTATACAGTTATAGCatgtttcaattttaaattaaacaaaaaagtAGGAATCATATGTCTGGTGTTATacacaatatttttaatatttgccATTCTCGTAGAATTGaacgttttcttttttgtaaatttaccAATGTGTCCTCATATCGATGAATTATATTGA
- the LOC126869796 gene encoding sodium/potassium/calcium exchanger 3-like isoform X3 gives MLTIKNKVVAKQATRSDGQESFVSLRIEEKKEEKEINCTDRSIFDFPEDLFTYKERRHGAVVLHTFLGLYCFLLTAFVCHDYLLPAIDCICVSMNISTDVAGATFLAMSSSFPELFVNIIGTFLTESDLGVGTVVGSAVFDTFATPACGALTTLCAIPLEWRILSRDCAMYVVSIGALVAIMWDRRIHWYEAMILIMLLCIYLILLFCGKGIWRCCGKIAPFNSKSAAKLSNVGEKLPRNGSYKLRSPDDVVAVNPNKNVDIKKLESQQRDLENVLENLDKSLERSVSEYLFTWPRERTMIAKCWFMFGWPLKFLLYVTIPDVRIERLKRWYPLTFIMCVIWIGISSYLVSWMTTVVGDTIDIPDSIMGLTFLAAGGNMPELASIVILARQGDGNMAMSNTLGANILDILLCLGLPWTISCLMKGKDVEIVSGAISYSVLTTVVCIVVLYTVIACFNFKLNKKVGIICLVLYTIFLIFAILVELNVFFFVNLPMCPHIDELY, from the exons ATGCTAACCATTAAAAATAAGGTGGTTGCGAAGCAAGCAACAAGAAGCGATGGACAAGAATCATTCGTATCTCTTAGgatcgaagaaaagaaagaagagaaagaaattaactGCACGGATCGTTCTATATTTGATTTTCCCGAGGATTTGTTCACATACAAAGAACGTCGTCACGGGGCCGTAGTGTTGCATACCTTTCTGGGATTATATTGTTTTCTATTGACAGCATTCGTTTGCCATGATTATCTATTACCAGCTATCGACTGCATATGCGTCAGTATGAACATAAGCACCGATGTTGCTGGAGCGACGTTTCTTGCTATGAGCAGTTCCTTCCCCGAATTATTCGTGAATATAATTGGAACGTTCCTAACCGAGTCGGATCTTGGTGTTGGTACTGTTGTCGGTAGCGCCGTATTCGACACGTTTGCAACTCCGGCCTGCGGAGCGTTAACGACTCTTTGC GCGATACCGTTAGAATGGCGAATATTGTCACGAGATTGTGCAATGTATGTGGTATCTATTGGAGCATTGGTAGCAATAATGTGGGATCGTCGGATTCATTGGTACGAAGCCATGATTTTGATAATGTTGTTGTGCATTTACCTAATCTTGCTCTTTTGTGGCAAAGGTATTTGGCGGTGTTGCGGTAAAATCGCTCCTTTTAATTCTAAATCCGCGGCAAAGT TGTCTAACGTTGGAGAGAAGTTGCCTCGTAATGGCTCCTACAAACTGCGCTCTCCAGATGATGTTGTTGCAGTCAATCCTAACAAGAACgtagatattaaaaaattggaaagcCAACAGCGTGATCTCGAAAATGTTCTAGAAAATTTGGACAAATCGTTGGAACGTTCTGTTTCTG aatatttatttacttggCCAAGGGAACGAACTATGATTGCAAAATGTTGGTTTATGTTTGGTTGGCCATTGAAATTTTTGCTATATGTAACGATACCAGATGTCAGGATCGAACGATTGAAACGCTGGTATCCATTGACATTCATTATGTGCGTGATTTGGATCGGAATATCTTCTTATTTGGTTTCTTGGATGACGACGGTTGTCGGTGATACAATAGATATCCCGGATTCCATTATGGGTCTTACATTTCTAGCCGCTGGTGGAAATATGCCGGAGCTTGCGTCCATCGTGATTTTAGCCAGACAAG GGGACGGAAATATGGCGATGAGCAATACGTTGGGGGCAAATATTCTCGACATTTTACTTTGCTTGGGCTTACCGTGGACAATAAGTTGTCTAATGAAAGGAAAAGACGTGGAGATCGTATCAGGAGCTATATCCTACAGTGTACTTACAACAGTTGTTTGCATAGTAGTTCTTTATACAGTTATAGCatgtttcaattttaaattaaacaaaaaagtAGGAATCATATGTCTGGTGTTATacacaatatttttaatatttgccATTCTCGTAGAATTGaacgttttcttttttgtaaatttaccAATGTGTCCTCATATCGATGAATTATATTGA
- the LOC126869817 gene encoding formylglycine-generating enzyme isoform X3, which translates to MAKIEAGTFTIGTNEPVFVADGEGPKQQIYLHSFYIDKMEVSNRDFAKFVSVTNYRTEAEKFGDSFVFEGLLDEKVRANVTLVVARAPWWLQVKDANWQQPEGPTSDIKNRMDHPVVHVSWNDAIAYCEWLGKRLPTEAEWEVACRGGLSDKLYPWGNNLIPNGRYRANTWQGDFPSNNTKEDKYESTSPVTEFPPNKYGLRNMIGNVWEWTFDWWTAETRTRGGPNNPSGPSRGTDKVKKGGSYLCHKSYCFRYRCAARSQNTPDTTAGNLGFRFLSTTL; encoded by the exons atGGCTAAGATAGAGGCGGGCACCTTCACGATTGGTACAAACGAACCTGTGTTTGTCGCAGATGGCGAAGGTCCGAAACAACAAATATATCTACATAGTTTTTATATAGACAAGATGGAAGTGAGTAATCGTGATTTTGCAAAATTTGTCAGCGTAACCAATTATCGGACAGAAGCTGAAAAATTTGGAGATTCGTTCGTATTTGAAGGTCTGTTAGATGAAAAAGTTCGAGCAAACGTAACGCTCGTTGTTGCTCGAGCTCCTTGGTGGTTACAAGTAAAAGATGCAAATTGGCAACAGCCAGAGGGTCCAACCTCTGATATTAAGA ATAGAATGGATCATCCCGTTGTTCATGTATCATGGAACGACGCTATTGCCTATTGCGAATGGTTAGGAAAAAGATTGCCGACCGAAGCCGAATGGGAAGTTGCTTGTCGGGGCGGACTGTCAGATAAGCTGTACCCATGGGGTAATAACTTGATTCCAAATGGTCGATACAG AGCAAATACGTGGCAAGGTGATTTTCCAAGTAATAATACTAAAGAAGATAAATACGAAAGCACATCACCTGTTACAGAATTCCCGCCAAATAAGTATGGATTACGTAATATGATAGGAAATGTATGGGAATGGACATTTGATTGGTGGACGGCCGAAACCAGAACACGAGGCGGGCCTAATAATCCT AGTGGCCCATCTCGTGGCACGGACAAAGTGAAAAAAGGCGGCTCTTATCTCTGTCACAAGAGCTATTGTTTTCGATATAGATGCGCTGCTCGGAGCCAAAATACTCCAGATACAACGGCTGGAAATCTTGGTTTTAGAT TTCTTTccacaacgttataa
- the LOC126869823 gene encoding solute carrier family 35 member B1, which translates to MASSKRFKLLFCAIGIFVCYFHFGMLQEKITRGQYGDEKNSEKFTYMFTLVFFQCLINYLFAKTSLLTIMKQGEDTTPKTYYAVSALTYLLAMVCSNMALQFVSYPTQVIGKAGKPIPVMILGVLLGNKVYPVRKYLFVFLVVIGVALFMYKDVNPLKKHSEGQTAFGELLLLLSLTMDGLTSAVQERMRAEHNSKSGHMMLNMNGWSAIFSGIVIIASGELVEFIQFLHRYPFIIWHIATFSVAGAFGQYFIFLTVAEFGPLPCSIITTTRKFFTVLGSILIFGNSLIFRQWLGTFIVFAGLFLDAMYGKDKSTRKDVTK; encoded by the exons ATGGCTTCTTCAAAACGTTTCAAACTCTTGTTTTGCGCTATCGGTATTTTTGTatgttattttcattttgGCATGTTGCAAGAGAAGATCACACGAGGACAATATGGAGATGAAAAAAACAGTGAAAAATTTACGTATATGTTTACTTTAGTTTTCTTCCAGTgtctaattaattatttatttgctaaGACTAGTTTATTAACGATCATGAAACAGGGCGAGGACACTACTCCGAAAACTTATTACGCAGTCTCTGCCCTCACTTATTTGCTTGCTATGGTATGcagtaatatggcattacaaTTTGTTAGTTATCCAACACAAGTGATTGGAAAAGCTGGTAAACCAATTCCGGTAATGATACTCGGTGTACTGCTGGGGAACAAg GTATATCCAGTTAGAAAGTACTTGTTTGTGTTCTTAGTAGTCATTGGTGTAGCTTTGTTTATGTACAAGGATGTCAATCCATTGAAAAAGCATTCCGAGGGACAAACTGCATTTGGAGAATTACTGTTATTACTTTCATTAACGATGGATGGTCTAACTAGCGCTGTGCAGGAAAGAATGAGAGCTGAACACAATTCCAAGTCTGGTCATATGATGTTGAATATGAATGGCTGGTCTGCGATCTTTAGCGGCATTGTCATCATAGCCTCTGGAGAACTTGTCGAATTTATTCAGTTTCTACATAGATACCCTTTTATTATATGGCATATTGCTACCTTTTCTGTAGCAGGAGCATTTGGACAatactttatatttcttaCCGTTGCGGAATTCGGCCCATTGCCATGCTCCATTATAACTACAACTAGAAAATTTTTTACAGTCTTAGGTTCAATACTTATCTTTGGTAATAGTTTGATCTTTAGGCAATGGTTGGGCACGTTTATAGTATTTGCGGGATTGTTTCTAGATGCTATGTATGGTAAAGACAAGTCTACTAGAAAAGATGTAACAAAGTAG
- the LOC126869817 gene encoding formylglycine-generating enzyme isoform X2, which translates to MDLYTHFSRQTIIKTQYKKETEDYCPATNDLHIYEKTTVNRIDRLKNMAKIEAGTFTIGTNEPVFVADGEGPKQQIYLHSFYIDKMEVSNRDFAKFVSVTNYRTEAEKFGDSFVFEGLLDEKVRANVTLVVARAPWWLQVKDANWQQPEGPTSDIKNRMDHPVVHVSWNDAIAYCEWLGKRLPTEAEWEVACRGGLSDKLYPWGNNLIPNGRYRANTWQGDFPSNNTKEDKYESTSPVTEFPPNKYGLRNMIGNVWEWTFDWWTAETRTRGGPNNPSGPSRGTDKVKKGGSYLCHKSYCFRYRCAARSQNTPDTTAGNLGFRFLSTTL; encoded by the exons ATGGACTTATACACACA CTTTAGCAGACAAACCATCATAAAAACACAAtataagaaagaaacagaagatTACTGTCCAGCAACCAATGATCTTCATATTTATGAAAAGACTACTGTCAATCGTATAgatcgtttaaaaaacatGGCTAAGATAGAGGCGGGCACCTTCACGATTGGTACAAACGAACCTGTGTTTGTCGCAGATGGCGAAGGTCCGAAACAACAAATATATCTACATAGTTTTTATATAGACAAGATGGAAGTGAGTAATCGTGATTTTGCAAAATTTGTCAGCGTAACCAATTATCGGACAGAAGCTGAAAAATTTGGAGATTCGTTCGTATTTGAAGGTCTGTTAGATGAAAAAGTTCGAGCAAACGTAACGCTCGTTGTTGCTCGAGCTCCTTGGTGGTTACAAGTAAAAGATGCAAATTGGCAACAGCCAGAGGGTCCAACCTCTGATATTAAGA ATAGAATGGATCATCCCGTTGTTCATGTATCATGGAACGACGCTATTGCCTATTGCGAATGGTTAGGAAAAAGATTGCCGACCGAAGCCGAATGGGAAGTTGCTTGTCGGGGCGGACTGTCAGATAAGCTGTACCCATGGGGTAATAACTTGATTCCAAATGGTCGATACAG AGCAAATACGTGGCAAGGTGATTTTCCAAGTAATAATACTAAAGAAGATAAATACGAAAGCACATCACCTGTTACAGAATTCCCGCCAAATAAGTATGGATTACGTAATATGATAGGAAATGTATGGGAATGGACATTTGATTGGTGGACGGCCGAAACCAGAACACGAGGCGGGCCTAATAATCCT AGTGGCCCATCTCGTGGCACGGACAAAGTGAAAAAAGGCGGCTCTTATCTCTGTCACAAGAGCTATTGTTTTCGATATAGATGCGCTGCTCGGAGCCAAAATACTCCAGATACAACGGCTGGAAATCTTGGTTTTAGAT TTCTTTccacaacgttataa